The Catenuloplanes niger genome includes a window with the following:
- a CDS encoding SCO6745 family protein has translation MTPDQAAAAAKAHILRLGGAFAEDPLTLQRARRLGLSGWAYYVAARGGALGDVRADTVAAALGFIAPDAVSDGWDAAATVLPPSKIAAEHLAECARWGVERLSTFPRLARLIELCRRVVLAADPAGLPLFAAWRAMPVPDQRAGGQAAILLHLLREHRTGAHLIAARVSGLSPLEAVISGPEGEAGAVAYGWQPPYPKVPPLIRRRLWADAVTDRIAGQAYEVLSLTERAELLGLLESASAIVWPDD, from the coding sequence GTGACCCCCGACCAGGCGGCGGCTGCCGCGAAGGCGCACATACTGCGTCTCGGCGGGGCGTTCGCGGAGGACCCGCTGACGCTGCAGCGCGCGCGGCGGCTCGGTCTCTCCGGCTGGGCGTACTACGTGGCCGCGCGCGGCGGCGCGCTCGGCGACGTGCGGGCGGACACGGTGGCCGCCGCGCTGGGTTTCATAGCGCCGGACGCGGTCTCGGACGGCTGGGACGCGGCCGCGACCGTGCTGCCGCCGTCGAAGATAGCGGCCGAGCACCTGGCCGAGTGCGCGCGCTGGGGCGTGGAGCGGCTGTCCACGTTCCCACGGCTGGCCCGGCTGATCGAGCTGTGCCGGCGGGTGGTGCTGGCCGCGGACCCGGCCGGACTGCCGCTGTTCGCCGCGTGGCGGGCGATGCCGGTGCCGGACCAGCGGGCCGGCGGCCAGGCCGCGATCCTGCTGCACCTGCTGCGCGAGCACCGCACCGGGGCGCACCTGATCGCCGCCCGGGTGAGCGGTCTGAGCCCGCTGGAGGCGGTGATCTCCGGGCCCGAGGGCGAGGCGGGGGCGGTGGCGTACGGCTGGCAGCCGCCCTACCCGAAGGTGCCGCCGCTGATCCGGCGGCGGCTCTGGGCGGACGCGGTCACCGACCGGATAGCCGGCCAGGCCTACGAGGTGCTTTCCCTGACCGAGCGCGCGGAACTGCTCGGCCTGCTGGAGTCCGCGTCCGCCATCGTCTGGCCCGACGACTGA
- a CDS encoding gamma-glutamylcyclotransferase family protein, giving the protein MRHYAAYGSNLDPARMHAYAPHSPMIGVGWLEGWRLTFAGEDVLGWEGAVTTVVESPGDRVFVALYDVDEFDAAQLDEVEGVNSGTYRKLTVRVATLEGEVTAWVYVLNGYEGGLPTSWYLTEIANAAQAAGAPDDYVAELRARPTRTAKPD; this is encoded by the coding sequence GTGCGTCATTACGCCGCGTATGGCTCAAACCTCGACCCAGCCCGCATGCATGCTTACGCTCCGCACTCGCCCATGATCGGGGTCGGGTGGCTGGAGGGGTGGCGGCTGACCTTCGCCGGGGAGGACGTCCTCGGTTGGGAGGGCGCCGTCACCACGGTGGTGGAGTCGCCGGGCGACCGCGTGTTCGTGGCCCTCTACGACGTCGACGAGTTCGACGCCGCCCAACTCGACGAGGTCGAGGGGGTGAACTCCGGCACCTACCGGAAGCTGACCGTGCGGGTCGCCACCCTCGAGGGCGAGGTCACCGCGTGGGTCTACGTGCTCAACGGGTACGAGGGCGGCCTGCCCACCTCGTGGTACCTGACCGAGATCGCGAACGCGGCCCAGGCGGCCGGTGCGCCCGACGACTACGTGGCCGAGCTGCGCGCCCGCCCGACCCGCACCGCCAAACCCGACTGA
- a CDS encoding NAD(P)H-quinone dehydrogenase → MSSAVAGGIVIIGGGPAGYEAALVAAQLGAEVTVVEQDGAGGACVLFDCVPSKTFIASSGVVTAFRDTEEFGIDSDGLEAVTVDAPAVHARVKRLALAQSSDIHDKLIKAGVTMVSGRARLGDDTLGHTHRVLVTPDNGDAEYSIDARTVLIATGATPRQLPSAMPDGERILTWREIYDLPELPDHLIVIGSGVTGAEFASAYLAMGINVTLVSSRDRVMPHEDADAAMAIERVFRSRGMNILNNSRAESVIRGGEGVKVTLADGREVFGSHALMAVGSIPNTQDLGLEEYGVEVARGGYVTVDRTSRTNVPGIYAAGDCTGVLPLASVAAMQGRIAMWHALGDAVRPLRLRTVAANVFTDPELATVGVSQDEVDSGRVTARQVMLPLNGNARAKMDDLHDGFVKMFCRPSGQVIGGVVVAPKASELIQQIALAVENNLTVDQLAQTITIYPSLSGSVAEAARQLMLHDLE, encoded by the coding sequence ATGAGCAGTGCGGTGGCAGGTGGAATCGTCATCATCGGTGGCGGTCCGGCCGGATATGAGGCGGCGCTCGTCGCCGCGCAGCTGGGGGCCGAGGTGACGGTGGTCGAGCAGGACGGCGCGGGCGGTGCCTGCGTGCTGTTCGACTGCGTACCCTCGAAGACCTTCATCGCCAGTTCGGGCGTGGTGACGGCGTTCCGGGACACGGAGGAGTTCGGCATCGACTCCGACGGCCTGGAGGCGGTGACCGTGGACGCACCCGCCGTGCACGCCCGGGTGAAGCGGCTGGCGCTGGCGCAGTCGTCGGACATCCACGACAAGCTGATCAAGGCGGGTGTGACCATGGTGTCCGGCCGGGCGCGGCTGGGCGACGACACGCTGGGTCACACCCACCGGGTGCTGGTCACGCCGGACAATGGTGACGCTGAGTATTCAATCGATGCCCGCACGGTTCTGATCGCCACCGGAGCCACGCCGCGTCAGCTCCCGTCCGCGATGCCGGACGGCGAGCGCATCCTGACCTGGCGGGAGATCTACGACCTGCCGGAACTGCCGGACCACCTGATCGTGATCGGGTCCGGCGTGACCGGTGCGGAGTTCGCCAGCGCCTACCTGGCGATGGGAATTAACGTGACGTTGGTCTCCAGCCGGGACCGGGTCATGCCGCACGAGGACGCGGACGCCGCGATGGCGATCGAGCGCGTCTTCCGGTCCCGCGGCATGAACATCCTGAACAACTCGCGGGCCGAGTCGGTCATCCGCGGCGGCGAGGGCGTCAAGGTGACGCTGGCGGACGGCCGCGAGGTCTTCGGCTCGCACGCGCTGATGGCGGTCGGCTCGATCCCGAACACCCAGGACCTGGGCCTCGAGGAGTACGGCGTGGAGGTGGCCCGCGGTGGCTACGTCACGGTCGACCGCACCTCGCGCACGAACGTGCCCGGCATCTACGCGGCCGGCGACTGCACCGGCGTGCTGCCGCTGGCCAGCGTGGCCGCGATGCAGGGCCGGATCGCGATGTGGCACGCGCTCGGCGACGCGGTCCGCCCGCTGCGCCTGCGCACCGTGGCGGCGAACGTCTTCACCGACCCGGAACTGGCCACGGTCGGCGTCTCGCAGGACGAGGTGGACTCCGGCCGGGTCACCGCCCGCCAGGTGATGCTGCCGCTGAACGGCAACGCCCGGGCCAAGATGGACGACCTGCACGACGGCTTCGTGAAGATGTTCTGCCGGCCGAGCGGGCAGGTGATCGGCGGCGTGGTGGTGGCGCCGAAGGCCAGCGAGCTGATCCAGCAGATCGCGCTCGCGGTGGAGAACAACCTGACCGTGGACCAGCTGGCCCAGACCATCACGATCTACCCGTCGCTGTCCGGGTCGGTCGCGGAGGCGGCGCGCCAGCTCATGCTGCACGATCTCGAGTAG